A genome region from Etheostoma cragini isolate CJK2018 chromosome 4, CSU_Ecrag_1.0, whole genome shotgun sequence includes the following:
- the LOC117943223 gene encoding major intrinsically disordered Notch2-binding receptor 1-like, which produces MSNLQQEYPGVLLEILEELANMRQWLTFQDLCRMVSTRFDLEPLIELRSLLFAAASNDPCFPATLFRDRVSTRGQGLSPIGVAADIVTIFNLIQMTAGAPDGSHPMRAQMVLPVDQSTGPSLPGIHQLNISGRERARAHSDSGGRPIDQHLLFPRSNYSAHKRASLPPDPISLVSSPPIRTRAVSFDLPHTTLLYPSGQIPNEEIKNIYLPLETDSDSSGDSVPMEVFEDEQGSSVDQKRNIFRKDFHNQPPLIPQVTVNSESPSPKQGKIGFDNQSFETIPNPYSSPATVHQSTEQRAKHEILDDLQDSTYFGPRSIPEWSPRHLQPPRTQRPIWSNKSHSLEDRIGLGSCGMGMGSQVGQLPRRSTPAINNLGGSSGTEIGNSGLPSGSDGVKAQGTQTDQPDTRRLRSLVHADRLSFMTSLDDPEFAEDDISAIFRFLDDISMCGSTGVLHPTDGSGAINQDTPEARRGRLGQLQRLFHSLESSDDGLKAGVCKLLLRMSQIERQLESLNDVKAEISQVLSALQRLDEKIQQPIGGDGQGTGGRWLEPLSGVSSFMSHPITPSESSEPQPLSVSEHLFPGISTSSLDWNKWNTPGEKAESSKSQADSKGRKEGKKDASSRRTSKTQPEEKSVSDSKQLNVSNSARDWTVSFSKSKDGKASHGKADQSGSTTNLISKKSSNLVEQVFNSSLFRHKDSSLTGGLTSGNILDPRLSEGRGRPIWTVDDKEARISPLDLQTQESLNPNNMEFWMDDIYTPGYDALLRRKEADLRRAKVCKLLALIATAVTIILIVVIPICTMGS; this is translated from the exons ATGTCTAACCTGCAGCAAGAATACCCTGGGGTCCTTCTGGAGATCCTGGAGGAACTAGCCAATATGCGCCAATGGCTGACCTTCCAGGATCTTTGTCGCATGGTTAGCACCCGCTTTGACCTGGAACCCCTCATCGAGCTCAGGAGTTTGCTGTTTGCTGCTGCCAGCAATGACCCCTGTTTTCCAGCTACTCTCTTCAGAGACCGGGTTTCCACCAGAGGCCAAGGGCTATCACCCATAGGTGTCGCTGCTGACATTGTAACTATCTTCAATCTCATTCAGATGACGGCCGGGGCTCCTGATGGCAGCCATCCAATGAGAGCCCAGATGGTCCTCCCCGTCGACCAGTCCACAGGCCCCAGTCTGCCTGGAATACATCAGCTGAACATTTCTGGTCGAGAAAGAGCACGTGCCCACTCTGACTCCGGTGGCAGGCCTATCGATCAGCACTTGCTGTTTCCAAGATCTAATTACTCTGCCCACAAGCGAGCAAGTCTTCCCCCGGATCCCATCTCACTTGTGTCCTCTCCTCCAATCAGGACAAGGGCTGTGTCTTTTGACTTGCCTCACACCACACTTTTGTACCCAAGTGGTCAAATCCCCAACGAGGAAATTAAGAATATCTACCTGCCTTTGGAGACAGACAGTGACTCTAGTGGCGATTCTGTGCCGATGGAGGTGTTTGAAGATGAACAGGGATCGTCTGTTGACCAGAAGAGAAACATCTTTAGGAAGGACTTCCATAACCAGCCGCCTCTAATACCCCAGGTAACTGTCAACAGTGAGTCTCCCAGTCCCAAACAGGGGAAGATAGGCTTCGACAATCAGAGCTTTGAAACAATCCCAAATCCTTACTCATCTCCAGCAACAGTCCACCAATCAACAGAGCAGCGGGCTAAACATGAGATCCTTGATGACCTACAGGACTCAACATACTTCGGACCCCGGTCCATCCCAGAGTGGTCCCCCCGACACCTTCAACCTCCCAGGACCCAGAGGCCCATCTGGAGCAACAAGAGTCACAGTCTAGAGGACCGGATAGGCCTGGGCAGCTGTGGAATGGGGATGGGATCACAAGTGGGGCAACTTCCAAGACGATCAACTCCTGCAATCAACAATTTGGGGGGGTCCTCAGGAACTGAGATTGGGAATAGTGGACTGCCAAGTGGAAGTGATGGAGTCAAGGCTCAAGGAACCCAGACAGACCAACCGGACACCCGCCGCCTCCGTAGCCTGGTCCACGCTGATCGCCTCTcctttatgacctcattagACGACCCTGAGTTTGCTGAGGATGACATCAGTGCCATCTTTCGTTTCTTAGATGACATAAGCATGTGCGGTTCCACTGGAGTCTTGCACCCTACCGATGGATCAGGGGCCATTAACCAGGACACCCCCGAGGCTAGACGTGGCCGTCTAGGTCAACTCCAAAGGCTTTTCCATTCTCTGGAAAGTAGTGATGATGGGCTTAAGGCCGGTGTCTGTAAACTGCTGCTCCGAATGAGCCAGATAGAAAGGCAACTGGAGTCACTGAATGATGTAAAGGCTGAGATTTCCCAGGTACTGTCTGCACTGCAGCGGCTGGATGAAAAGATCCAGCAACCTATCGGTGGAGATGGACAAGGCACTGGTGGTCGATGGCTGGAGCCTCTCAGTGGTGTGTCCTCCTTTATGAGCCACCCAATAACTCCTTCTGAGTCATCTGAGCCTCagcctctgtctgtgtctgagcATCTGTTTCCAGGAATCAGCACTAGCAGTCTGGACTGGAACAAGTGGAATACTCCTGGGGAGAAAGCAGAAAGCAGCAAGAGTCAAGCTGATTCAAAGGGGAGGAAAGAAGGGAAGAAGGATGCATCATCTCGTCGTACCTCTAAAACTCAGCCTGAAGAAAAAAGTGTCTCTGATTCCAAACAACTGAATGTCTCTAACTCGGCACGAGACTGGACAGTGTCATTCTCGAAAAGTAAGGATGGCAAAGCTTCACATGGAAAG GCAGATCAATCAGGCAGCACAACTAACCTAATCTCCAAAAAATCCTCCAACCTGGTGGAACAAGTGTTTAACTCATCCCTGTTCCGTCACAAAGACAGCAGTCTGACAGGTGGACTAACTTCTGGGAATATCCTGGACCCCAGATTGTCTGAGGGGAGAGGGAGGCCCATATGGACTGTAGACGACAAAGAGGCACGTATTTCCCCTTTGGACTTGCAG ACCCAGGAGTCTCTGAACCCCAACAACATGGAGTTCTGGATGGATGACATCTATACTCCAGGCTACGATGCTCTGCTAAGGCGTAAAGAGGCTGATCTCCGCAGGGCCAAGGTCTGCAAGCTGCTTGCACTCATTGCCACTGCAGTAACTATCATTCTTATCGTCGTTATTCCCATTTGCACCATGGGGTCGTGA
- the LOC117943221 gene encoding ellis-van Creveld syndrome protein → MTQQGLMAGCRTDVLVSFSESLHVYTGLLTVATVCGGLSGILAVALLYVFCLKPLLLTRQGYNARRLLEPDNNQSDCVSNGRKEAPISGTTNDKEKKQPPVNSDVAAFASRAKVVYPINQKYRPLADGASNPSLHEHSKLPAMPNDESSTSTDGESLSQEQDNDDSSQFISSSVVPKSLQNQSFTRVSHYPHSLTQPDFGGRISLYCLALQDIQQHFSQLQEEKCLMFLQMVKIIFSSHFPKDKNAADFSKNILEIQEKELNELKKQLLTSHTTSEKNDNAPCTLEEIERAQKDFLEHGLQVSRRFSKQVEDLCQHLLKNTSIFSPDEAQDVILSLIQTLLLVENHLMDTQEADLKRIQQKLLWWEELMGLLQSQPALLRLEVSLRQGLIATTLEQLTSDDVLTFSHMEKILSEVQATLTEGLQLCTEECTRKTKELVNDKCSRMESKKKKLLRSQTKEKSCALKLRQPHGDLQQLTKVYQELLVKHRQQISDSEQQQDNRVAEAICDHWKKLRASWSKRLGEIAKDIFLTAVPAQSKVSAERCENLWLDLEQELVAQLQRAECTTKVQLEDMRAQLDRDGQRWSEEMALVQACLKHLSEQQMTILRAMLARQSYTLNSNVGRLIEKKQEHLLVAVQRYFVVRHFCLHMLKEMRLSKLKALSQTDFRAVLMEDPSKSQSCVNSALKNSSASLAEKHLGPESQLVGHSFQQEFLSELETGTELLQSHAQLVLGNALSHAIQQMMETPPTEAQTSPKQDDGLKHHLIEAASESVYVTKDSLTALVQSYYSHLQDIIKKLQQDQSNINHEVIEKHERSSQLNRSLLRELVNWGKKPNSAEFQQRVERHKRRVLEQCDLDQETIYEELRQKKIAQDLNMEKIKAQLLEAEDSFITELAALARVSLHSPDPEPSDEEDNTGNESATILDLLSMNPALDPALNPSLTPTIVTPVVKSKPKKKRERESHLS, encoded by the exons ATGACACAGCAGGGCCTGATGGCGGGATGTCGCACtgatgtgttggtcagtttctCCGAGTCGCTGCACGTCTACACAGGACTGTTAACAGTGGCTACAGTATGTGGAGGGCTTTCGGGAATATTAGCTGTTGCTCTTTTGTACGTCTTCTGTCTGAAGCCGTTGCTGTTGACGAGACAA GGTTACAATGCAAGGCGGCTGCTTGAACCTGACAACAACCAAAGTGACTGTGTCAGTAACGGCAGAAAGGAGGCTCCAATAAGTGGCACCACAAATGACAAA GAAAAGAAGCAGCCGCCTGTGAACAGTGATGTGGCTGCATTTGCATCCAGAGCAAAGGTGGTTTATCCTATCAACCAAAAGTACAGA CCTTTGGCAGACGGAGCGTCCAATCCATCACTGCATGAGCACTCCAAGTTGCCAGCAATGCCTAATGATGAGTCATCCACCTCCACGGACGGAGAGTCTCTGAGCCAAGAGCAGGACAACGACGACAGTAGTCAGTTTATCTCCTCTTCGGTGGTCCCCAAGAGCCTGCAGAACCAGAGCTTCACCAGGGTCTCTCACTACCCTCACTCACTGACACAACCAGA TTTTGGGGGCAGGATCAGCCTTTACTGTTTGGCCCTGCAGGATATACAACAGCATTTCTCCCAGCTTCAGGAAGAAAAATGTCTG ATGTTTCTTCAAATGGTGAAAATAATATTCAGCTCTCATTttccaaaagacaaaaatgctGCTGACTTCTCCAAAAATATTCTTGAAATACAAGAAAAG GAACTGAATGAGCTGAAGAAACAGTTGTTAACAAGCCACACTACCAGCGAGAAAAATGATAACGCTCCCTGTACTCTGGAAGAAATAGAGCGAGCCCAAAAAGATTTTCTTGAACATGGCCTTCAAGTg TCCAGGCGTTTCAGCAAACAGGTGGAGGACTTGTGCCAGCATCTGCTGAAGAATACCAGCATTTTCTCTCCAGATGAAGCCCAGGATGtgattctctctctcatccagACTCTTCTGTTAGTAGAGAATCATCTGATGGACACACAAGAAGCTGATCTTAAG AGGATCCAGCAAAAGCTGTTGTGGTGGGAGGAGCTGATGGGGCTTCTTCAATCCCAACCTGCCTTGCTAAGGCTGGAAGTGTCTCTTAGGCAGGGCTTAATAGCAACAACACTGGAGCAGCTGACGAGTGATGACGTCTTGACCTTTAGCCACATGGAAAAGATACTTTCAGAGGTCCAGGCAACTCTGACCGAAGGCCTTCAACTGTGCACTGAGG AGTGTACAAGGAAGACGAAAGAGCTGGTGAATGACAAGTGCAGCAGAATGGAgtccaagaagaagaagctttTGAGGAGCCAAACCAAGGAGAAGAGCTGCGCCCTGAAACTGAGACAGCCTCATGGTGACCTACAGCAGCTCACCAAG GTGTACCAGGAGCTACTAGTGAAACACAGGCAACAGATTTCTGACTcggagcagcagcaggacaaCAGGGTGGCTGAAGCCATCTGTGACCATTGGAAG AAACTCCGTGCCTCCTGGTCAAAGAGGCTTGGAGAGATAGCCAAGGACATTTTCCTCACTGCTGTTCCTGCCCAGTCAAAGGTCTCTGCTGAGCGCTGCGAGAATCTATGGCTGGATCTGGAGCAGGAGCTGGTTGCTCAGCTGCAGCGGGCAGAGTGCACTACCAAGGTGCAACTAGAGGACATGAGGGCTCAGCTGGATAGAGATGGACAG CGGTGGAGTGAGGAGATGGCTCTGGTGCAGGCCTGTCTCAAACATCTGAGCGAACAACAGATGACAATCCTCCGAGCCATGTTGGCCAGACAGAGCTACACACTCAACAG CAACGTTGGGAGGTTGATAGAGAAGAAACAGGAGCACCTGTTGGTGGCGGTGCAGAGGTACTTTGTGGTCAGGCACTTCTGTTTGCACATGCTGAAGGAAATGAGGCTGTCCAAGCTGAAAGCACTCTCTCAGACTGATTTCAGGGCTGTGCTAATGGAAGATCCCAGTAAAAGCCAGTCCTGTGTCAATTCAGCTCTCAAG AACAGCAGTGCCAGCCTAGCAGAGAAGCATCTGGGTCCAGAGAGTCAGCTGGTGGGCCACAGCTTCCAGCAGGAGTTTCTGTCTGAACTGGAAACAGGGACGGAGCTTCTTCAGAGCCATGCACAGCTGGTGTTAGGCAACGCCCTCAGCCACGCCATCCAACAGATGATGGAGACCCCACCCACTGAAGCGCAGACCTCTCCCAAACAGGACGATGGCTTGAAG CACCACCTGATAGAGGCTGCCTCggagagtgtgtatgtgaccAAAGATTCTCTCACTGCACTGGTCCAAAGCTACTATTCCCACCTACAGGACATAATCAAGAAATTACAGCAGGATCAGTCAAACATAAACCACG AGGTGATTGAGAAACATGAGAGGAGCAGTCAGCTGAACAGGTCCTTGCTGAGGGAGCTGGTGAACTGGGGCAAAAAACCCAACTCTGCTGAGTTTCAACAGAG GGTTGAACGCCACAAAAGGAGGGTGTTGGAGCAGTGTGATCTGGACCAGGAAACGATATATGAGGAACTGAGGCAGAAGAAAATAGCCCAGGATCTGAACATGGAAAAGATCAAAGCACAGCTGCTG GAGGCAGAAGACAGCTTCATAACTGAGCTGGCAGCCTTGGCCCGGGTCTCTCTCCACAGTCCAGACCCAGAACCCAGCGATGAGGAGGACAACACTG GTAATGAGAGTGCTACTATATTGGACCTGTTGTCCATGAACCCAGCATTAGATCCAGCCTTGAATCCTTCACTGACCCCAACGATTGTAACCCCAGTGGTGAAATCCAaaccaaagaagaaaagagaacgAGAATCTCATCTCAGCTGA
- the LOC117943225 gene encoding rac GTPase-activating protein 1-like isoform X2, which translates to MESSVVNLYNQFQNLRAQVDGLNEGIEPQFLQMAVNFEDCRKKWMRAGEELVSCKEVLAKAETERGALEVKLKHARNQVDVEIRRRQKAEAVYEKLERQLQLIRELLISENNGNSLHLSEEQRSALAFLNAHSQAAQAAKSNLDSSRRLTTIDESASLMSDISYDQTDDSLDWDSSAMKTVRLRKRQKRRSSRKLPEVPPQAMKKPRSNGRTSARMNESIVAKTTITVPVNGGAVEAVSTIETLPYWTRSRKNALGDTTTTDQSETASETPSTPVSDFPARLQTPRANRGEKKHQFVPKTVIKSEFCVPCGRRTKFGKMYLRCQDCRIVTHPECRDCCPLPCNPTAVGTPIKNTEITLADFAPVTSPKIPALVIYCIREIEQRGLHEVGLYRVSGQERMVKELKEKLIRGKTLPPLHKVDDINVIAGVLKDFLRNLPEPLLTFNLNKAFIKAAEIQDDGNSLAMLYQTISELPQPNRDTLACLMIHLQKVSECVDTKMDVNNLARVFGPTLVGHAVPDPDPMTILHDTNRQPRVVERLLSIPGKYWDQFAYPDITGMDNACHTDTPDHQVSILGPLTTPEHQMMAKTPSSSSLSQRMRQTLSSTTIFGSKSKASSASNRQGTFFASPQLK; encoded by the exons ATGGAGTCGTCTGTTGTGAACCTGTACAACCAGTTCCAGAATCTGAGAGCCCAGGTGGACGGTCTCAATGAGGGCATTGAACCAC AGTTCCTTCAGATGGCAGTGAACTTTGAGGACTGCCGTAAGAAGTGGATGCGGGCAGGTGAGGAGTTGGTTTCCTGTAAAGAGGTGCTAGCTAAAGCAGAGACTGAAAGGGGAGCCCTGGAGGTCAAACTGAAACATGCCCGCAACCAGGTGGATGTGGAGATCCGCCGAAGGCAGAAGGCTGAGGCTGTTTATGAGAAGCTG GAACGTCAGCTACAGCTGATACGGGAGTTGCTGATATCCGAGAACAATGGTAACAGTCTCCACCTGAGTGAGGAGCAGCGCTCCGCCCTTGCCTTCCTCAATGCCCACTCACAGGCAGCACAGGCTGCCAAGAGCAACCTTGACTCCAGTCGAAG GTTAACCACCATCGATGAATCAGCTTCTTTGATGTCAGACATCAGCTATGACCAAACAGATGACTCTTTG GACTGGGATTCCTCTGCGATGAAGACTGTAAGACTGCGTAAACGCCAGAAACGA CGCTCCTCCAGAAAACTCCCTGAGGTTCCTCCACAGGCAATGAAGAAACCCCGCTCCAATGGCCGAACATCAGCAAGG ATGAATGAGTCCATAGTGGCCAAAACTACCATCACTGTGCCAGTGAATGGTGGTGCTGTCGAGGCTGTCTCCACCATTGAAACTTTGCCTTACTGGACACGCAGCAGAAAGAATG CATTAGGTGATACAACCACTACTGACCAATCCGAGACTGCCAGTGAGACTCCAAGCACACCCGTCTCCGATTTCCCTGCCCGGCTCCAAACCCCCAGAGCTaatagaggagagaagaaacatcAGTTCGTTCCCAAAACA GTGATCAAGTCTGAGTTTTGCGTACCATGTGGAAGAAGAACAAAGTTTGGCAAGATGTACCTCCGCTGCCAGGATTGTAGGATTGTGACCCACCCAGAGTGTCGTGACTGCTGTCCCCTGCCCTGTAATCCCACAGCGGTGGGCACTCCCATCAAGAACACGGAG ATCACCCTGGCTGACTTTGCTCCAGTCACCTCCCCAAAGATCCCAGCCTTGGTTATCTACTGCATTAGGGAGATTGAACAAAGAGGCCTACATGAG GTTGGCCTGTACAGAGTCTCTGGCCAAGAGCGCATGGTGAAAGAGCTGAAGGAGAAGCTGATTAGAGGAAAGACTCTGCCTCCACTTCATAAAGTGGACGACATTAACGTCATTGCAGGTGTCCTCAAAGACTTCCTCAGAAACCTTCCAGAGCCACTGCTCACCTTCAACCTCAACAAAGCCTTCATAAAAGCAGCCG AAATCCAGGATGATGGCAACAGTCTCGCAATGCTGTATCAGACCATCAGCGAGCTGCCTCAACCAAACCGAGACACTCTGGCCTGCCTGATGATCCATCTACAGAA ggtttctgaatgtgtggATACCAAGATGGATGTAAACAACTTGGCCAGAGTGTTTGGCCCTACTCTTGTGGGTCATGCTGTTCCCGACCCAGACCCTATGACCATCCTTCATGACACTAACAGGCAACCAAGG GTTGTAGAGCGCCTTCTCAGCATTCCGGGAAAGTACTGGGACCAGTTTGCTTATCCAGATATTACAGGCATGGACAATGCTTGCCACACTGATACTCCAGACCACCAAG TGAGTATATTGGGACCACTGACCACTCCAGAGCACCAGATGATGGCCAAAACACCCTCCTCAAGCTCGCTGTCGCAGCGCATGAGGCAGACCCTCTCCAGCACCACCAT ATTTGGGAGCAAAAGCAAAGCATCATCTGCCTCTAACCGCCAGGGCACCTTCTTCGCCTCTCCACAACTGAAGTAA
- the LOC117943225 gene encoding rac GTPase-activating protein 1-like isoform X1: MESSVVNLYNQFQNLRAQVDGLNEGIEPQFLQMAVNFEDCRKKWMRAGEELVSCKEVLAKAETERGALEVKLKHARNQVDVEIRRRQKAEAVYEKLERQLQLIRELLISENNGNSLHLSEEQRSALAFLNAHSQAAQAAKSNLDSSRRLTTIDESASLMSDISYDQTDDSLDWDSSAMKTVRLRKRQKRRSSRKLPEVPPQAMKKPRSNGRTSARMNESIVAKTTITVPVNGGAVEAVSTIETLPYWTRSRKNVAPALGDTTTTDQSETASETPSTPVSDFPARLQTPRANRGEKKHQFVPKTVIKSEFCVPCGRRTKFGKMYLRCQDCRIVTHPECRDCCPLPCNPTAVGTPIKNTEITLADFAPVTSPKIPALVIYCIREIEQRGLHEVGLYRVSGQERMVKELKEKLIRGKTLPPLHKVDDINVIAGVLKDFLRNLPEPLLTFNLNKAFIKAAEIQDDGNSLAMLYQTISELPQPNRDTLACLMIHLQKVSECVDTKMDVNNLARVFGPTLVGHAVPDPDPMTILHDTNRQPRVVERLLSIPGKYWDQFAYPDITGMDNACHTDTPDHQVSILGPLTTPEHQMMAKTPSSSSLSQRMRQTLSSTTIFGSKSKASSASNRQGTFFASPQLK; encoded by the exons ATGGAGTCGTCTGTTGTGAACCTGTACAACCAGTTCCAGAATCTGAGAGCCCAGGTGGACGGTCTCAATGAGGGCATTGAACCAC AGTTCCTTCAGATGGCAGTGAACTTTGAGGACTGCCGTAAGAAGTGGATGCGGGCAGGTGAGGAGTTGGTTTCCTGTAAAGAGGTGCTAGCTAAAGCAGAGACTGAAAGGGGAGCCCTGGAGGTCAAACTGAAACATGCCCGCAACCAGGTGGATGTGGAGATCCGCCGAAGGCAGAAGGCTGAGGCTGTTTATGAGAAGCTG GAACGTCAGCTACAGCTGATACGGGAGTTGCTGATATCCGAGAACAATGGTAACAGTCTCCACCTGAGTGAGGAGCAGCGCTCCGCCCTTGCCTTCCTCAATGCCCACTCACAGGCAGCACAGGCTGCCAAGAGCAACCTTGACTCCAGTCGAAG GTTAACCACCATCGATGAATCAGCTTCTTTGATGTCAGACATCAGCTATGACCAAACAGATGACTCTTTG GACTGGGATTCCTCTGCGATGAAGACTGTAAGACTGCGTAAACGCCAGAAACGA CGCTCCTCCAGAAAACTCCCTGAGGTTCCTCCACAGGCAATGAAGAAACCCCGCTCCAATGGCCGAACATCAGCAAGG ATGAATGAGTCCATAGTGGCCAAAACTACCATCACTGTGCCAGTGAATGGTGGTGCTGTCGAGGCTGTCTCCACCATTGAAACTTTGCCTTACTGGACACGCAGCAGAAAGAATG TTGCTCCAGCATTAGGTGATACAACCACTACTGACCAATCCGAGACTGCCAGTGAGACTCCAAGCACACCCGTCTCCGATTTCCCTGCCCGGCTCCAAACCCCCAGAGCTaatagaggagagaagaaacatcAGTTCGTTCCCAAAACA GTGATCAAGTCTGAGTTTTGCGTACCATGTGGAAGAAGAACAAAGTTTGGCAAGATGTACCTCCGCTGCCAGGATTGTAGGATTGTGACCCACCCAGAGTGTCGTGACTGCTGTCCCCTGCCCTGTAATCCCACAGCGGTGGGCACTCCCATCAAGAACACGGAG ATCACCCTGGCTGACTTTGCTCCAGTCACCTCCCCAAAGATCCCAGCCTTGGTTATCTACTGCATTAGGGAGATTGAACAAAGAGGCCTACATGAG GTTGGCCTGTACAGAGTCTCTGGCCAAGAGCGCATGGTGAAAGAGCTGAAGGAGAAGCTGATTAGAGGAAAGACTCTGCCTCCACTTCATAAAGTGGACGACATTAACGTCATTGCAGGTGTCCTCAAAGACTTCCTCAGAAACCTTCCAGAGCCACTGCTCACCTTCAACCTCAACAAAGCCTTCATAAAAGCAGCCG AAATCCAGGATGATGGCAACAGTCTCGCAATGCTGTATCAGACCATCAGCGAGCTGCCTCAACCAAACCGAGACACTCTGGCCTGCCTGATGATCCATCTACAGAA ggtttctgaatgtgtggATACCAAGATGGATGTAAACAACTTGGCCAGAGTGTTTGGCCCTACTCTTGTGGGTCATGCTGTTCCCGACCCAGACCCTATGACCATCCTTCATGACACTAACAGGCAACCAAGG GTTGTAGAGCGCCTTCTCAGCATTCCGGGAAAGTACTGGGACCAGTTTGCTTATCCAGATATTACAGGCATGGACAATGCTTGCCACACTGATACTCCAGACCACCAAG TGAGTATATTGGGACCACTGACCACTCCAGAGCACCAGATGATGGCCAAAACACCCTCCTCAAGCTCGCTGTCGCAGCGCATGAGGCAGACCCTCTCCAGCACCACCAT ATTTGGGAGCAAAAGCAAAGCATCATCTGCCTCTAACCGCCAGGGCACCTTCTTCGCCTCTCCACAACTGAAGTAA